One genomic segment of Desulfocapsa sulfexigens DSM 10523 includes these proteins:
- a CDS encoding bifunctional cobalt-precorrin-7 (C(5))-methyltransferase/cobalt-precorrin-6B (C(15))-methyltransferase, with the protein MGSVIHVFGMDGSSRDDSLMVSVLKKSVAVVSGRRLYDMINKQLQNHPLPQLIPVIPLADCIASMKDCLSEGDVVVLASGDPLFFGIGRRILESFPQYSIEIYPAVSSMQLAFARFGIPWDDAKFVSFHGRSSEQLGSRLLNYEKVLLLTDSVNSPNVIAEKLLRQYDREITDTVYCHVGENLGLQSEHLHSGELSEIAAKTFVEPNVMILQNSEVPNQKKILPLFGLQEKEISHSRGLLTKNEVRAAVIHALRLPRDGVLWDVGAGSGSVGLEVARLFPEVDVFSIEREEEQWKNIEDNIKKFRVLNMRLIKGDAPGSLKNLPSPDRVFIGGSGGNLQSILEYCVGQLLPGGIVVVNAVIAKTAALAPEILYTLGLDVEIKEIAVQRFNYPQVEAQRFNPIKIIVGSKSQQDW; encoded by the coding sequence ATGGGTTCTGTGATTCATGTTTTTGGTATGGATGGTTCCAGCCGTGATGACTCCCTGATGGTATCAGTCCTTAAAAAATCCGTTGCCGTGGTGTCTGGTAGACGGTTATATGACATGATAAACAAACAGCTGCAGAACCATCCACTTCCTCAGCTGATCCCAGTGATTCCCCTGGCTGATTGTATAGCTTCCATGAAAGACTGTCTCAGTGAAGGGGATGTGGTGGTTCTTGCTTCCGGGGATCCGCTGTTTTTTGGGATAGGACGGAGGATACTCGAAAGTTTTCCTCAATACTCAATAGAAATTTACCCCGCAGTATCTTCGATGCAACTGGCGTTTGCCAGATTCGGTATTCCCTGGGATGATGCAAAATTTGTCAGTTTTCACGGACGCAGCAGTGAACAGCTTGGCTCCCGATTATTGAACTATGAAAAAGTCTTACTGTTGACAGATTCTGTGAACAGCCCCAATGTGATCGCCGAAAAGCTCCTTCGCCAATACGACAGGGAGATAACGGACACTGTTTACTGTCATGTTGGAGAGAACCTTGGACTCCAGTCAGAACACCTGCATAGTGGAGAGTTGTCTGAAATAGCTGCGAAGACTTTTGTTGAGCCCAATGTCATGATTTTACAGAATTCTGAAGTACCTAACCAGAAGAAAATACTTCCGCTGTTTGGCCTGCAGGAAAAAGAGATCAGTCACAGCAGGGGGCTGCTCACAAAGAATGAAGTCAGGGCTGCCGTCATTCATGCTTTGCGCCTGCCTCGGGATGGTGTCCTGTGGGATGTGGGTGCTGGATCGGGTTCTGTAGGCCTTGAAGTTGCACGTCTTTTCCCTGAGGTGGATGTTTTTTCCATTGAAAGAGAAGAGGAACAGTGGAAAAACATAGAGGACAATATAAAAAAATTCAGGGTGTTGAACATGAGGCTGATCAAGGGAGATGCGCCGGGTTCTTTAAAAAACCTGCCGTCACCTGATCGGGTGTTTATCGGCGGGAGTGGTGGAAATTTACAGTCTATTCTGGAATACTGTGTGGGGCAGCTTTTACCGGGAGGGATTGTTGTGGTAAATGCAGTTATTGCCAAAACCGCAGCTCTTGCCCCTGAAATTTTATATACACTCGGTTTGGACGTAGAAATAAAAGAAATTGCCGTGCAGCGCTTTAACTATCCACAGGTAGAAGCACAGCGTTTTAATCCCATAAAAATTATTGTAGGCAGCAAATCACAACAGGATTGGTGA
- a CDS encoding cobalt-precorrin-5B (C(1))-methyltransferase has product MKKKLRSGYTTGACAAAASKAAALLLFTGVLQENVEIPFPDGSRVKFSIVLSGHADSGKQIASASVIKDAGDDPDVTNGARIDASVQYGAKNSENDETLILHGGVGVGRVTKRGLAVAVGNPAINPVPQKMIRDAVTEALAETGKAMDCCLNITISIPDGEELARKTLNHRLGIVGGLSVLGTTGIVRPVSADAWTATIATSMDVAKEADLSEIILATGRTSERAVQEMLGLPEEAQIMMGDYLHFSLLEAAKHSFRTIHLAAMWAKVMKAGMEIPQTHVRNGALEVETALEFLKGLGCSSQLIAALEGSNTAREIYGRLLDRGEQQVVLQVCEAARHYAEKVSGLEVIVYLVDATSSVVVKTGEKS; this is encoded by the coding sequence ATGAAGAAAAAATTACGATCGGGATACACTACTGGTGCCTGTGCTGCAGCTGCCTCAAAGGCGGCTGCTTTACTGCTTTTTACCGGTGTGTTGCAGGAAAATGTGGAGATACCTTTTCCAGATGGTTCAAGGGTGAAGTTCAGTATTGTTCTCTCAGGCCATGCTGATTCCGGTAAACAGATTGCCTCTGCATCTGTTATTAAGGATGCCGGGGATGACCCTGATGTTACCAATGGTGCCAGGATTGACGCCTCTGTGCAGTATGGGGCAAAAAACTCTGAAAACGATGAGACTCTGATTCTTCATGGTGGAGTCGGTGTCGGTAGAGTCACTAAAAGAGGGCTTGCCGTTGCGGTCGGGAATCCGGCAATTAATCCTGTTCCCCAAAAAATGATTCGGGACGCAGTGACCGAGGCCCTGGCAGAAACTGGCAAGGCAATGGACTGTTGTCTCAATATCACGATTTCCATTCCAGATGGTGAGGAACTTGCCAGAAAAACGCTTAACCATCGATTGGGGATTGTTGGTGGACTCTCGGTCCTTGGGACAACGGGTATTGTTCGTCCTGTGTCAGCCGATGCCTGGACTGCAACCATTGCAACCTCAATGGATGTGGCGAAAGAAGCAGATCTCAGTGAAATTATTCTTGCCACAGGCAGAACCTCCGAGCGTGCAGTTCAGGAGATGTTGGGGCTGCCCGAAGAAGCCCAGATCATGATGGGTGATTATCTTCACTTCTCGTTACTTGAAGCAGCAAAACATAGCTTCAGGACAATTCACCTCGCGGCAATGTGGGCCAAGGTGATGAAGGCAGGGATGGAGATTCCACAAACCCATGTCCGCAATGGTGCCCTTGAAGTTGAGACCGCTCTGGAATTTTTAAAAGGTCTTGGCTGCAGCTCTCAGTTGATCGCAGCCCTTGAAGGATCTAATACGGCTCGTGAAATCTATGGGAGGTTGCTTGATCGTGGAGAACAGCAGGTTGTTCTCCAGGTTTGTGAAGCCGCTCGACATTATGCAGAGAAGGTTTCAGGGCTAGAGGTCATTGTGTATCTTGTCGATGCCACGAGCTCAGTTGTAGTGAAAACAGGGGAGAAATCCTGA
- a CDS encoding nitrite/sulfite reductase domain-containing protein: protein MNSKPHQKNFSVISGLDMGLFAPEDLETILHIINKYKVPATKITSAQRLALLGMDKDKMASLQEELKNYIGTTPENGVTYVQSCPGLEWCKYGIRDSLSLGKELKNLSMKTPFKAKVKVGVAGCRMCCTEPYVRDLGIFASKKGWTLVFGGNGGNNARIADIVAEGLNDEEVLALAKKCLTVYQEEANPRSRTARFMERFGIEAFRKRVLEKEEQKDAMPGPR, encoded by the coding sequence ATGAACAGCAAACCTCACCAAAAAAATTTCAGTGTCATTTCCGGTCTTGATATGGGTCTTTTCGCTCCTGAAGATCTTGAGACCATTCTACATATCATTAATAAATATAAGGTGCCTGCGACCAAAATAACTTCTGCCCAACGCCTTGCCCTGCTTGGCATGGATAAGGATAAGATGGCCAGTCTCCAGGAAGAGTTAAAAAATTATATCGGCACCACACCGGAAAACGGGGTAACCTATGTTCAATCATGCCCAGGACTGGAATGGTGCAAGTATGGAATCCGCGACTCACTTTCCCTTGGCAAGGAACTGAAGAACCTTTCCATGAAAACCCCTTTCAAGGCTAAGGTAAAAGTAGGTGTTGCCGGCTGTCGTATGTGCTGCACTGAACCCTACGTACGTGATCTTGGAATTTTCGCTTCGAAAAAGGGCTGGACCCTGGTCTTTGGCGGTAATGGCGGTAACAACGCACGTATTGCAGATATTGTGGCCGAAGGTTTAAATGATGAAGAAGTTCTTGCTCTCGCAAAAAAATGCCTTACGGTATACCAGGAAGAAGCCAATCCCCGTTCACGTACTGCACGATTTATGGAACGTTTTGGCATAGAGGCCTTCAGAAAAAGAGTGCTGGAAAAAGAGGAGCAGAAAGATGCAATGCCCGGGCCAAGATAA
- the cobM gene encoding precorrin-4 C(11)-methyltransferase, producing the protein MSRKEINKQPIAIVGAGPGDVELITIKGRRLLDEAECIVYAGSLVNKKLLEGCKADIHDSQGMNLDEIITILSTAWKKGQRVVRLHTGDPSIFGAIKEQMQQLDALQIPYRVVPGVSSAFGAAAALNAELTLPEVAQTVIITRQEGRTPVPELEKLQLLASHQTTMLIFLSVSMMDKVVEELIAGGYPEDTPVAIVEKATWDDETILTGSLKSIAAQVEQAGIRKTAMICVGRVFANTDLEAVSKLYDRSFSHGTRKAN; encoded by the coding sequence ATGAGTAGAAAAGAGATCAATAAGCAGCCTATAGCGATAGTTGGTGCAGGGCCTGGTGATGTGGAACTTATCACCATAAAAGGAAGAAGGCTGCTTGATGAGGCAGAGTGTATTGTTTATGCCGGGAGCCTTGTAAACAAAAAACTTCTTGAGGGCTGTAAGGCTGATATTCATGACTCGCAGGGGATGAATCTTGATGAAATTATCACGATACTCTCCACTGCCTGGAAAAAGGGGCAGCGCGTTGTACGGCTTCACACCGGAGATCCTTCGATCTTTGGGGCAATCAAGGAACAGATGCAGCAACTCGATGCACTGCAGATTCCCTATAGGGTTGTGCCGGGTGTGAGTTCCGCATTTGGCGCGGCCGCCGCCCTCAATGCCGAGTTGACCCTTCCTGAAGTTGCCCAGACCGTCATTATTACCCGTCAGGAGGGACGTACTCCTGTCCCCGAGCTTGAAAAGTTACAACTCCTTGCCAGTCATCAGACCACCATGCTTATTTTTCTTTCTGTATCGATGATGGATAAGGTGGTGGAGGAACTGATAGCAGGCGGATATCCTGAAGATACTCCTGTGGCGATAGTTGAAAAGGCGACCTGGGATGATGAGACCATTCTTACGGGAAGCTTGAAATCCATTGCGGCACAGGTTGAACAGGCCGGAATCAGAAAGACTGCCATGATCTGTGTCGGGAGAGTTTTTGCCAATACCGATCTTGAGGCAGTATCAAAACTGTATGACAGGAGCTTTAGTCATGGCACAAGAAAAGCCAACTAA
- a CDS encoding substrate-binding periplasmic protein, whose protein sequence is MRLLVLFFLLIPTLVTAAEPMHFVYYDNYRPRSWNDNGTMHGILVDIVEEAVGKRLGIPVTHTGYPWKRAQLMVKEGIADAFITMPTAERRTYTVIGVEPVIEFALRIVTQKDNPKIKEMELITSIEQLKEYEVTDYLGNGWAERNLKEVTVQWLPEIDKIFPFLVEKRADLIVASKRTAYDMKRLGYESQLTILPNKLSSVSFYLCVGKNSPYKDRLNDFDRILKEMHEDGTIDRIEESYYRD, encoded by the coding sequence ATGCGATTATTAGTACTGTTTTTTCTGCTAATTCCAACACTGGTTACAGCTGCCGAGCCGATGCACTTTGTCTACTACGACAACTATCGTCCCCGCTCATGGAATGATAACGGCACAATGCACGGCATTCTGGTAGATATTGTGGAGGAAGCAGTTGGGAAACGTTTGGGTATTCCCGTTACCCATACTGGCTACCCATGGAAACGAGCACAACTGATGGTAAAGGAAGGGATTGCAGATGCATTTATTACCATGCCTACCGCAGAGCGTCGGACCTACACTGTAATTGGAGTAGAACCTGTAATAGAATTTGCGTTACGCATTGTCACTCAGAAAGACAATCCGAAAATCAAGGAGATGGAGTTGATCACCTCCATTGAGCAATTAAAAGAGTATGAAGTCACCGATTATCTTGGTAACGGGTGGGCTGAGCGAAACCTGAAAGAGGTTACTGTCCAATGGTTACCTGAAATTGACAAAATATTTCCCTTCCTGGTTGAAAAGCGGGCTGACCTTATCGTGGCTTCAAAACGAACCGCCTATGACATGAAACGCCTGGGCTATGAATCCCAACTCACGATTCTTCCCAACAAGCTGTCCTCAGTATCTTTTTATTTGTGTGTGGGGAAAAATTCTCCCTACAAAGACAGATTAAATGATTTCGACCGAATCCTTAAAGAAATGCACGAAGACGGGACAATAGATCGTATCGAAGAATCCTACTATCGTGACTGA
- a CDS encoding fumarylacetoacetate hydrolase family protein yields the protein MSLFLPTTSGEPVEIRPSKIIALGLNYLEHIRESKSVNVQNFTDEIPAEPVLFSKTPNVLIGPGEPIILPSFLGDYGFEECRTDYEAELAIIIKNRIKNIDPNEALEHVMGFTCFNDISQRNLQRTDKSGWFRGKSLDTFGPIGPVIVPPEEIGDPQCLDIRCRLNGKLVQESNTRHMIFKIPELISFISRNFTMEPGDIIITGTPSGVGPIKEGDQVEVEIENIGTLMNPVKKEPDYH from the coding sequence ATGTCTTTATTTTTACCAACCACAAGCGGTGAACCTGTTGAAATCCGGCCAAGTAAAATCATTGCTCTTGGACTGAATTATCTTGAGCATATCAGGGAAAGTAAATCAGTAAATGTGCAGAATTTTACCGATGAGATACCAGCAGAGCCAGTGCTTTTTTCCAAAACTCCTAATGTTTTGATTGGCCCGGGAGAGCCGATTATTCTCCCATCTTTCCTCGGTGACTATGGTTTTGAAGAGTGCCGTACTGATTATGAGGCGGAACTTGCCATCATTATCAAAAACCGGATTAAAAATATTGATCCAAATGAAGCACTGGAACATGTTATGGGCTTTACCTGTTTTAACGATATCAGTCAGAGAAACCTGCAGCGTACTGATAAGTCAGGATGGTTTCGGGGGAAGTCTCTGGACACATTTGGTCCCATTGGTCCGGTTATTGTCCCGCCGGAAGAAATAGGAGACCCCCAGTGCCTTGATATCCGGTGCCGTCTTAATGGTAAGCTTGTACAGGAGTCAAATACCAGACATATGATCTTTAAAATTCCAGAGCTTATCTCCTTTATTTCCCGGAATTTTACCATGGAGCCCGGGGATATTATTATAACAGGTACCCCAAGTGGTGTGGGCCCTATCAAAGAAGGGGATCAGGTTGAGGTGGAAATAGAAAATATTGGTACGTTGATGAATCCGGTTAAAAAAGAACCTGATTACCACTAA
- the hcp gene encoding hydroxylamine reductase, whose product MYCNQCEQTAKGVACTTIGICGKTEGVAGLEDLLTHAVQGLCIVADAGRKVNVIDNAIDIFVCESIFSCLTNVDFDPARFEDLIYKTVQLRDELRTKVEAAGGVIDSTAAALTFTPADTLAGLEEQGAALNFINTLDANEDLQSLKQITMYGLRGLAAYAEHAAILGQEDDEVYAFIHHAMAVLTTEMELGDLVALALKTGEVNIKAMELLDAGNTGNYGHPVPTEVPLGHRPNKCILVTGHDLRDIAMLLEQTKGKGIDIYTHGEMLPTHGYPELKKYDHFYGHFGTAWQNQQKEMPNFPGAILFTTNCIQKPKDSYKDNVFTTGLVGWPDVKHVAGSGEKDFSAVIEKALALPGFTDTVDNGTVMVGFARNTVLGVADKVIDAVKSKAIRHFFLVGGCDGAKPGRNYFTEMAEQIPQDCMILTLACGKFRFFDKKLGDIGGIPRLLDVGQCNDAYSAIQIAVALAGAFECGVNDLPLSFVLSWYEQKAVVILLSLFSLGIKDIRLGPSLPAFVTPNVLNVLVENFNVMPIGETAADDLKAILG is encoded by the coding sequence ATGTATTGTAATCAATGCGAACAAACCGCCAAAGGCGTAGCATGCACCACTATCGGTATTTGCGGAAAGACCGAAGGTGTTGCCGGACTTGAAGATCTCCTCACCCATGCTGTCCAGGGACTTTGTATCGTCGCCGATGCAGGCCGCAAAGTTAATGTCATTGATAACGCAATTGATATCTTTGTCTGTGAGTCTATCTTTTCCTGCCTCACCAACGTTGATTTTGACCCTGCTCGTTTTGAAGACCTTATTTACAAAACAGTACAGCTTCGCGATGAGTTAAGAACAAAAGTAGAAGCTGCTGGTGGTGTTATTGATTCTACAGCTGCCGCTCTGACCTTCACTCCTGCTGATACGCTCGCCGGTCTCGAAGAACAGGGTGCTGCTCTGAACTTCATCAATACTCTCGATGCCAATGAAGATCTTCAATCACTGAAACAGATCACAATGTATGGACTCCGTGGACTTGCCGCTTATGCTGAACACGCTGCAATACTCGGTCAGGAAGATGACGAGGTGTATGCTTTTATTCATCACGCTATGGCAGTCCTTACCACTGAAATGGAACTTGGTGACCTCGTAGCACTTGCCCTGAAAACCGGTGAAGTGAATATTAAAGCCATGGAACTCCTCGATGCTGGAAACACCGGAAACTACGGCCACCCAGTACCGACAGAAGTTCCTCTTGGCCATAGACCCAATAAATGTATTCTTGTTACCGGCCATGATCTGAGAGATATCGCCATGCTTCTTGAGCAAACCAAGGGGAAGGGAATTGACATCTACACCCACGGCGAGATGCTTCCTACTCATGGATATCCTGAGTTGAAGAAATATGACCATTTTTATGGGCATTTTGGCACTGCATGGCAAAATCAGCAAAAAGAGATGCCAAACTTTCCAGGCGCTATCCTCTTCACGACCAACTGCATCCAGAAGCCTAAGGATTCATACAAAGACAACGTCTTCACCACCGGTCTTGTCGGCTGGCCCGATGTGAAACACGTTGCCGGCAGTGGCGAAAAAGACTTCTCCGCAGTCATCGAGAAAGCTCTGGCTCTACCGGGATTTACCGATACCGTGGACAACGGCACTGTCATGGTCGGTTTTGCCAGAAACACCGTTCTCGGTGTTGCAGACAAGGTAATCGATGCGGTAAAGTCCAAAGCAATTCGTCATTTCTTCCTTGTTGGCGGCTGTGATGGTGCCAAGCCCGGTCGGAATTATTTCACCGAAATGGCAGAACAGATTCCCCAGGATTGCATGATTCTGACTCTTGCCTGCGGCAAGTTCCGTTTCTTTGACAAAAAACTTGGAGACATCGGTGGAATTCCCCGTCTCCTGGATGTTGGACAGTGCAACGACGCATACTCTGCAATTCAGATTGCAGTAGCCCTTGCTGGAGCATTTGAGTGTGGGGTCAATGACCTGCCTCTCTCCTTTGTTCTCTCCTGGTATGAGCAGAAGGCTGTGGTTATTCTTCTCTCCCTGTTCAGCCTGGGAATTAAGGATATCCGTCTTGGACCCTCCCTTCCAGCATTCGTTACTCCAAATGTTCTGAATGTCCTGGTTGAAAACTTCAACGTTATGCCGATTGGTGAAACTGCTGCAGACGATTTAAAAGCAATCCTCGGATAA
- a CDS encoding class I SAM-dependent methyltransferase: protein MNDTFTDHKEPDEIFLPLSALRYAEFYSMEMDSFTEDIQFYKTHCRDASSILELGCGTGRISRALVKPGCRVTGIDLSLDMLKQAREHSLDPPSYICMDMSAMVFRDNFDHILIPYNTLNLLKDISLITKCLQQTHHHLKSSGSLLLQLHIPDGEIIKLDGQKRFQFQMLPLKHRPGKLIKETLRSYNSATQELRLEERYRVRPTNDTAREDYSHTFHLAGFSVSQWLTILRQCGFQSCALFGDFKSRPFNSDNDSTLLIQAFPS from the coding sequence ATGAACGACACCTTTACAGACCATAAAGAACCGGATGAGATTTTTCTTCCACTGAGCGCCTTGAGGTATGCTGAATTCTACTCCATGGAGATGGACAGTTTTACAGAAGATATTCAATTTTACAAAACTCACTGCAGGGATGCTTCTTCCATCCTTGAGCTTGGCTGCGGAACTGGCAGGATCAGCAGGGCTCTTGTAAAACCAGGCTGCAGAGTCACCGGAATTGATCTCTCCCTCGACATGCTCAAACAGGCCAGGGAACACTCACTGGACCCTCCGTCATATATCTGTATGGATATGTCTGCAATGGTATTCAGAGACAATTTTGATCATATTCTTATTCCCTACAACACACTCAATCTCCTAAAAGATATATCCCTTATTACAAAATGTTTGCAACAGACTCACCATCATCTCAAGTCCAGTGGATCTCTGCTGCTCCAACTCCATATTCCCGACGGAGAGATAATCAAACTGGATGGACAAAAACGATTTCAATTTCAGATGCTCCCTCTTAAGCATCGCCCCGGGAAACTTATCAAAGAAACCCTTCGCAGTTACAACAGTGCCACTCAGGAACTCCGTTTGGAAGAACGTTACCGTGTCAGGCCAACCAACGACACTGCAAGGGAGGACTACAGCCACACCTTCCACCTCGCAGGCTTTTCTGTCTCACAATGGCTGACCATTCTCAGGCAATGCGGTTTCCAGAGTTGTGCCCTTTTTGGTGATTTCAAATCACGGCCATTCAACAGTGACAATGACTCTACTCTCCTGATTCAAGCATTTCCCTCCTAA
- a CDS encoding RNase H family protein encodes MGITWKQKLQIGSWAAVFRYRKHFKIIGGVVKNSSANRIHIQSACDALRTLKRRLPVHLYTSSGYLKDGAGNWLSGWERNGWKTREGKVVSNKEEWQELNLQLQEYSVILHVIDKEMPPCHSQEAKELAIEYQQPFSDDIAVCN; translated from the coding sequence ATGGGTATTACCTGGAAACAGAAGCTGCAGATTGGGTCATGGGCAGCTGTTTTCAGATACCGGAAACATTTTAAAATTATTGGTGGGGTGGTGAAAAACTCTTCTGCTAATCGTATCCATATACAATCGGCCTGTGACGCTCTTCGTACCCTTAAAAGACGTCTGCCAGTGCACCTTTATACCAGTTCAGGGTATTTAAAGGACGGTGCAGGCAACTGGCTCAGCGGATGGGAGCGAAATGGCTGGAAAACTCGTGAAGGGAAGGTTGTGAGTAACAAAGAAGAGTGGCAGGAGTTGAATCTGCAGCTGCAGGAGTATAGCGTCATTCTACATGTGATAGATAAGGAGATGCCGCCCTGTCACAGTCAGGAAGCAAAAGAACTGGCTATTGAGTATCAGCAACCATTTTCTGACGATATTGCTGTTTGCAATTGA
- a CDS encoding DUF445 family protein, which translates to MPFNPSDLAPVLQYGAPPVIGAFIGYLTNKVAIKMLFRPLTAKHLFGIRIPMTPGVIPSKREDLAKNIGEMVGSHLLTSEEISRALEKESFQKTLYELIKSRGEVLLQKDFGPIREVIPGKYQTYYQVAVHAITDQSQKAIHSFLDSESFSKILEESIDEQFDRLLATDLQTFLPGDDRENAYRFLEKSLARMFASPAMSEWVESFVQQKVYAALQQEKSLKDILPGSMQELIITSIESQTPILLAKLADIISEPDIRNRIVKGVRMGVDSFIQGMGPMAALASGFLTPDVVESKVRAYLEEKEEDIVNWLQNEEVQGRVATALRERSTAMLETPLVKMVGDGHDELVEGFCSNLSQQLTSLIQEPETTNAFASMIRDNVETHIDGGKLPLGEILFDLLGEDGLNRGREWLNQEVFALLKARKTRKTLDSMVESLLTSLLEHPVGKVSRLLPAGVREGIYESLRQMSSNMLAVEVPGLVESLNIQQIVREKVNSLDLIRLERLLLSIMEEQFKYINLFGALLGFLIGCLNLFFLNVM; encoded by the coding sequence ATGCCATTTAATCCTTCTGATTTAGCTCCTGTCCTGCAATATGGTGCACCACCTGTTATTGGTGCCTTTATCGGTTATCTTACTAATAAAGTTGCGATCAAGATGCTGTTTCGACCACTTACCGCAAAACATCTGTTTGGCATTCGTATTCCCATGACGCCAGGAGTCATTCCCTCGAAACGGGAGGATCTTGCGAAAAATATCGGAGAGATGGTTGGGAGCCATTTGCTGACCAGTGAGGAAATCAGTCGGGCACTGGAAAAGGAGAGTTTTCAGAAAACCTTATATGAGCTCATTAAAAGCAGGGGAGAGGTACTGTTGCAAAAGGATTTTGGTCCAATCCGTGAAGTAATACCCGGAAAATACCAGACCTATTATCAGGTGGCCGTCCATGCAATTACGGATCAGTCTCAGAAAGCCATTCATTCTTTCCTTGATTCAGAGTCTTTCTCAAAGATACTGGAAGAATCCATAGATGAGCAGTTTGATCGATTGCTGGCCACAGATCTTCAGACTTTTCTTCCAGGGGATGACAGAGAGAACGCATACAGATTCCTGGAAAAAAGTCTTGCCAGGATGTTTGCCAGTCCTGCGATGTCCGAATGGGTGGAAAGCTTTGTTCAGCAAAAGGTATATGCTGCTCTGCAACAGGAAAAGAGTTTAAAGGATATTCTTCCCGGTTCCATGCAGGAATTGATCATCACCAGTATCGAGAGTCAGACCCCGATTTTACTGGCAAAACTTGCAGATATTATTTCTGAACCTGATATCAGGAATCGAATTGTGAAGGGTGTACGTATGGGCGTCGATTCCTTTATCCAGGGAATGGGGCCTATGGCAGCACTGGCCAGCGGCTTTCTGACACCTGACGTTGTAGAAAGTAAGGTGAGAGCATATCTGGAGGAAAAGGAGGAAGATATTGTCAACTGGCTCCAGAATGAAGAAGTGCAGGGGCGTGTTGCCACAGCTCTTCGTGAACGCAGTACCGCAATGCTTGAAACTCCTCTTGTCAAAATGGTTGGGGATGGCCACGATGAACTGGTGGAAGGTTTTTGTTCGAATCTGAGCCAGCAGTTGACTTCTTTGATCCAGGAACCTGAAACCACCAATGCATTCGCCTCCATGATTCGTGATAACGTGGAAACGCATATCGATGGTGGTAAGCTTCCACTTGGTGAGATTCTATTTGATTTATTGGGAGAAGATGGCCTTAATCGTGGAAGAGAGTGGCTGAATCAGGAAGTTTTTGCCCTTCTTAAAGCCAGGAAAACACGAAAGACTCTGGACTCGATGGTTGAGAGTTTACTCACAAGTCTGCTTGAGCATCCTGTTGGTAAAGTGTCGAGACTTCTTCCAGCCGGGGTCAGAGAGGGAATTTATGAATCATTGCGCCAAATGTCATCGAATATGCTTGCCGTTGAAGTTCCTGGGCTGGTGGAGTCGTTAAACATTCAACAGATCGTAAGAGAAAAGGTGAATTCGCTGGATCTTATTCGCCTGGAACGACTTCTGCTCTCAATTATGGAAGAACAGTTCAAGTATATTAATTTGTTCGGTGCATTACTTGGTTTTCTGATTGGCTGCCTGAATCTGTTCTTTTTAAATGTTATGTGA
- the cobO gene encoding cob(I)yrinic acid a,c-diamide adenosyltransferase translates to MAQEKPTKNSTTGLVAVFTGNGKGKTTASLGLAFRALGHGHRVCIIQFIKGSWKYGELEMAKQFTPLLDFHVMGRGFTWKSDDLEKDKQLAVEAWDFAKEVIQANTYDMVILDELTYLPHYNILDEEEILEVLRNRPREQHVVVTGRYASAGLIELAELVTEMKEIKHPYQSGVKAQKGFEF, encoded by the coding sequence ATGGCACAAGAAAAGCCAACTAAGAACAGCACCACAGGTCTTGTTGCAGTCTTTACCGGTAACGGTAAAGGGAAGACTACCGCATCACTGGGCCTGGCCTTCAGGGCTCTTGGGCATGGCCACAGGGTTTGTATTATCCAATTCATCAAAGGGAGTTGGAAATACGGGGAACTGGAAATGGCAAAGCAGTTTACGCCATTACTCGATTTTCATGTGATGGGGCGGGGATTTACCTGGAAATCCGATGATCTCGAAAAGGATAAACAGCTCGCAGTCGAAGCGTGGGATTTTGCAAAAGAGGTCATTCAGGCGAACACATATGATATGGTTATCCTGGATGAGCTGACCTATCTTCCGCATTATAATATTCTTGATGAGGAGGAGATTCTTGAGGTGTTAAGAAATAGGCCACGGGAACAGCATGTGGTGGTTACCGGCCGCTACGCATCGGCTGGCCTGATCGAACTGGCGGAACTTGTGACGGAGATGAAGGAGATCAAGCATCCATACCAGTCAGGTGTTAAAGCGCAGAAAGGGTTCGAGTTTTAG